A DNA window from Streptomyces sp. CA-278952 contains the following coding sequences:
- a CDS encoding DUF5955 family protein, which produces MGQKQLTGSDEDPRVAELRTAVSRLRRELAGLRSEFPDRPIAEDELAALDAMAVSGVPEIPRMRRSLLLIAGAIGSVSAVAAALREVRNAVDLFGEPPRG; this is translated from the coding sequence GTGGGGCAGAAGCAGCTGACCGGCAGCGACGAGGACCCGAGGGTGGCCGAGCTGCGGACGGCCGTCTCCCGGCTCCGCCGCGAACTGGCCGGGCTCCGGAGCGAATTCCCCGACCGGCCGATCGCCGAGGACGAGCTGGCGGCCCTGGACGCGATGGCCGTCAGCGGCGTGCCGGAGATCCCCCGCATGCGCCGCTCCCTGCTGCTGATCGCGGGGGCCATCGGCTCGGTGAGCGCGGTGGCCGCGGCCCTGCGCGAGGTGCGCAACGCGGTCGACCTCTTCGGGGAGCCCCCGCGCGGGTGA
- a CDS encoding nucleotidyltransferase family protein produces the protein MTSAARNPEVAGVLLAAGGGRRLGGRPKALLEHRGRPLIEHAVRSLRDGGCGPLHVVLGAAADEVRARADLSGCAVTVNPGWEEGMGSSLRLGLAALGAADADAALVLLVDQPGIGVEAVARVRLAYRSRASLAAASYGGERGHPVLFGADRWADIAAGAVGDRGARAYLREHRDAITLVECSDVAEAYDIDTSQDLKHLE, from the coding sequence ATGACTTCCGCCGCGAGGAACCCCGAGGTCGCGGGGGTACTGCTGGCCGCCGGAGGGGGCCGTCGGCTCGGCGGCCGGCCGAAGGCGCTGCTGGAGCACCGGGGCCGCCCGCTGATCGAACACGCGGTGCGCTCCCTGCGCGACGGCGGCTGCGGCCCGCTGCACGTGGTGCTGGGCGCGGCGGCGGACGAGGTGCGGGCCCGCGCGGACCTCTCGGGTTGCGCGGTGACGGTGAACCCGGGCTGGGAGGAGGGCATGGGCTCCTCGCTCCGGCTGGGCCTGGCCGCCCTGGGCGCGGCGGACGCGGACGCGGCGCTCGTCCTTCTGGTCGATCAGCCCGGGATCGGGGTGGAGGCGGTGGCGCGGGTGCGTCTCGCGTACCGCTCGCGGGCGAGTCTGGCGGCCGCCTCGTACGGCGGGGAGCGGGGCCATCCGGTGCTGTTCGGGGCGGACCGGTGGGCGGACATCGCGGCGGGGGCGGTGGGCGACCGGGGCGCGCGGGCCTATCTGCGGGAGCACCGCGATGCGATCACGCTCGTGGAGTGTTCGGATGTGGCCGAGGCGTACGACATCGACACCTCGCAGGACCTGAAGCACCTGGAGTGA